One part of the Olleya sp. YS genome encodes these proteins:
- the fabG gene encoding 3-oxoacyl-[acyl-carrier-protein] reductase, which produces MKLLEGKTAIITGASRGIGKGIAQVFAQQGANVAFTYSSSVEAANALEKELNTFGIKAKGYKSNAASFDEAQQLAEDVLAEFGSIDVLVNNAGITKDNLLMRMGEEDFDQVIEVNLKSVFNMTKAVQRTMLKQRKGSIINMSSVVGVKGNAGQTNYAASKAGIIGFSKSVALELGSRNIRSNVIAPGFIETEMTAKLDEETVKGWRNAIPLKRGGTPEDIANACVFLASDMSAYVTGQTLNVDGGMLT; this is translated from the coding sequence ATGAAACTTTTAGAAGGAAAAACAGCTATAATCACAGGTGCTTCAAGAGGTATAGGTAAAGGTATCGCTCAAGTATTTGCTCAGCAAGGTGCTAATGTTGCATTCACTTACAGTTCTTCAGTAGAAGCTGCAAACGCACTAGAAAAAGAGTTAAATACTTTTGGAATTAAAGCTAAAGGATACAAAAGTAACGCAGCAAGTTTTGACGAAGCGCAACAACTAGCAGAAGATGTTTTAGCAGAATTTGGTAGTATTGACGTATTAGTTAATAATGCTGGAATTACAAAAGATAATTTGTTAATGAGAATGGGTGAGGAGGATTTTGATCAAGTTATCGAAGTTAACTTAAAATCTGTTTTTAATATGACTAAAGCTGTACAGAGAACTATGCTTAAGCAGCGTAAAGGATCTATAATTAATATGAGTTCTGTAGTTGGTGTTAAAGGTAATGCAGGTCAAACCAATTATGCTGCGTCTAAAGCAGGTATTATTGGATTTTCTAAGTCTGTAGCATTAGAATTGGGTTCTAGAAACATTAGAAGTAATGTGATAGCACCAGGTTTTATCGAAACAGAAATGACAGCAAAACTTGATGAAGAAACCGTTAAAGGATGGCGTAACGCTATACCTTTAAAACGTGGAGGTACTCCAGAAGATATAGCTAATGCGTGCGTGTTTTTAGCGTCAGACATGTCAGCTTATGTAACAGGTCAAACATTAAATGTTGATGGTGGAATGTTAACCTAA